One Ignavibacterium album JCM 16511 genomic region harbors:
- the panD gene encoding aspartate 1-decarboxylase, producing MQLTLLKSKIHRATVTGADINYEGSIAIDKNLINAANLNLFERVEIYNISNGERFATYVIEGKEGEISLNGAAARLVHIGDLIIVASYCQLDENEVRNHKPIIILVDEKNRIKV from the coding sequence TCGGGCAACAGTAACAGGCGCTGACATAAATTATGAAGGTAGTATTGCTATAGATAAAAATCTTATTAATGCCGCCAACCTGAATCTTTTTGAAAGGGTTGAGATTTATAATATCAGCAATGGAGAACGCTTTGCAACTTATGTAATTGAGGGTAAGGAAGGAGAGATATCTTTAAATGGCGCTGCAGCTCGATTGGTTCATATTGGCGATTTAATAATTGTGGCGAGCTATTGTCAGCTTGATGAGAATGAAGTCAGAAATCACAAACCCATAATTATATTAGTCGATGAGAAAAACAGGATAAAAGTCTAA